The genomic stretch AATAGCACCTTCATAACTTTTTAAAACTAAGTTACCACCATAACCATCAATGATTGCAACATCAATATTTCCACGGAAAAGATCACGTGTTTCTTGAAAACCAATGTAGTTAATTTCGCTTTGATTTTTAAGTTGAGAATTAGCTTCAATTGCAAAGTCATGACCTTTGTAATCTTCGGTTCCAATATTCAATAATGCTACTTTTGGTTTTTGTTCGTTAAACATTACTTTATAAAATTGAGAACCTAATTTTGCTCATTCAACAAGATATTCAGGTTTAACAACTAAATTAGCACCAACATCCATAAAAAGAAATTTACGCCCATTTATTGCAGAACAAACTGGCATAAATGCAGGACGAGAAACTCCGTTAAGCCGTCCTAATTTCATAGTTAAACCGCTAATATAAGAACCACTATCACCGCTTGATAAAATAGCATCTACTTTGTTTTGTTTTGCTAGATCAATTGCATAATTCATTGAAGTGTTTTCTCTAAGGGTGCTTCTTAAATCTTTGGGATTGCTTGGTACTGCTATGTTATTTACTAAAATCAAATTTGTTAATGGAGAAGTTGTATTTTCAAAATCTCCAATTAAAGTTAATTCAAATGAAGGATTATTTTTAGCAAATTCGAAAGCAGCAGCATATCCTGCTGCTTGTCCGTTGTCATTTCCATTTAAATCGAATGCAATTTTGTGTTTAATCATTATTCAACTCCTATAAAGAAATTGTAATTTGGTTGATTTCCTTCAACAATTTCAACTTCTAGGTCGTACTTACCTTCAATAAAGTTGCTAATTTCCTCTGCTTCATTAACGGATGCTTCATCACCATAATAAATACTAATAATTTCTTTACTTGGTTTGACCATTTTGGAAATAAGAATTTGAGCAGCTTCATTTGCTGTATCAACTGAGTCGACAATTTTGCCGTTTAGAATAGCAAGAAAATCACCTTCTTTGATTTTGATGTTATTTAAAGTTGTGTTACGAACTGCACGTGTAACTTCACCAGTATCAACACCTTCAATTGCATCTTGCATCATTTCAATATTTTCTTCAGGACTAGTTGAGTGATTGAAGTTAAGCATTGCTGTGATTCCTTGAATTTGAGTTTTAGTTGGAATAATTACAACGTTTGAATCACGATGAACTTGTGCGGCTTGCTGAGCAACTAAAATAACATTTGAATTGTTTGGTAAAATAAAGACATTATCAGCATTAACAGCTTCGATTGCTTTTAATAAATCTTGGGCTGATGGATTTTGAGTTTGTCCACTTTCGACAATATAATCACAACCTAATTCTTTCATTCTTGCGATAATACCACTTCCTAAGTTGCAAGAAATGATTGCCATTTTCTTTCTATTTTGAGCTTTATTTTTATTACTTAATTCATCCGCATTTGCTTTTGAATTATTAGCTTGTAATGTCATATTTTCAGATTTGATCTTAATAAACTCACCATATTTTTGAGCATAATTTAATAATTTTCCAGGTTGTAAAGTATGACCATGAACTTTAACAATTTCTTCATCATCAACAACAACTAAAGAATTAGCAATTTTTTGTAAACCTTTTGTGAAGTATTTTTTATCAAAGTTTTTTGGGTCATTAAGTTGAATTAAGACTTCGGTGCAGTATCCAAACTCACCGTTAAAAACTTCATTATCACTAATGAAGTTTTGAATATCTTCACTAGTTTCTTTAATTTCAACAGGTTGGCCTTTAAAATAAGAAAGCATTCCATTTAAAACAATAAATAATCCTTCTCCACCACTATCTGTTACGCCAACTTCTCTTAAAGTTTTTAGTTTATTTGGTGTTTCATCACAACTTTTACGTGCAAATTTAACAACAGATTCAAAGAATTCAACAATTGTTAATTCTTTATTTTCGAGATTTGCTCTTAAATTTTCACTAGTTTCACGAATAACTGTTAAGATAGTACCTTCAACAGGTTTAAAGACAGACTTATAAGCACGTTTAGTTGCAGCTTCGAAAGCTTCGATTAATTCATTTGTATCTAATTCTTGTTTTCCTTCACATCCTAAAGCAAAACCTTTAAAAATTTGTGAAAGAATTACTCCTGAATTTCCACGAGCTTCATAAATCATATCGTGAGCAATTGATTTACTTACTTCTTCAACAGTTGCGTTTGAATTTTTTTGTAAATTAGCAATTACTGAACTAATTGTTGATGCCATATTTGTTCCTGTATCTCCATCAGGTACAGGAAAAACATTTAGTGCATCAATTTTATTTTTGGCATTATTTAAAGCGTTAGCACCAGAGATGACCGCCTTTGCTAAATCTTGACCATTTAGAATTTTATTCATATGTCACCCCCTTAATAATTACTGTTAGTTTATTAAATTCAGCATTGAGTTTAGCGAAAGAACTTTTTGTTGCATTTTGTAGTTGACTAACCATAAATTTGGCAGGCACTCCATCTAAGAGAGAAATTGCAACATTAATATTTCATCCTTTATCGGTTTGTATTGCATACACAAATTCTAAAAGCTGGATAGCTTCTATGTCTTGAATGTCGTTAACATCAATTTCTATTTCATTTGTTAATTTTTGATTAAATGAAAGTTGATGTAATTTAGTTACTCCGATAGTTGATAAAAGTACTTTCAAGAAAGTTTTTTTAGCTTCTAAAACTTGCATATTAGCTCCTAAATCTTTTATCTTATATATAGTATGTATATTTTACAACATTTTTGATGTTTTTAGCTCTTCTACTTTTACCCTTATTTTTCATTTTTCAAAATAAAATTTTGATAATTTTTGGATATGATTAAAGTATGGCTGAAACTATTACTCACGGAATTGTTTTAGAGATTTATCAAAATGAAGAAAATCTCTTTTTAGTAAGTTTTTTCACAAGTCAGGGCAAATTAGTTTTAGCAGCTCAAGGACTTGATAAACCGCTTTCCAAAAACCGTGTTAACTTACAAATTGGAAGTTTGGTTGAAATAGAATATTTTAAAGCTCGTTTGGAAGGGAAAATTGGAAAATTAAAAAAAGCTCATTTACTGAAATCCATTGACATTTCTGACACTAAAAATGCACAATTTGTGGAAAAAATTACCAAATTACTCCAAAATTTTACTTCTAGTAATCATTTAATGGGTTTTTTACCACAACTTTATTCCCTAATTTCCCCACTTAATAATGATCGGATTTTGACTTTTTTATATGCTCAGTCGCTAATTTATTTTGGAATTGCACCGAATTTTAATTCGTGTCGAATTTGCTTAAATATGAAAAATTTAATTGATTTTGACCTGCTTGCTGGCGGATTTATTTGTAATCGTCATGGTCAAAAAGAGACAGATAAAAGCATGGAGTACCTGCAAGCAATTTGATGTTCATTTCATAGTCTAAAAAAATATTTAATCTTTACAAATAACTCACTTAATCAAAAAATTTTAATTCAATACAAAGAAGCAATTATTGATAATGGTTATTTTATTTAATTTTTAAAAAAGAAAAAAGACACACTTTATTTACTTAAAGTGTGTTTTTTGGTATTTCCATTTTTTAGATTTTTAAATTTTTTAAAATTTTGTTTATTTAAATTATTTTGGAGAAAAATTTCATCTTCTTCATTGTAAGGTTTAGAATCAATGCTAATATAATCTTTCATTGCTCGATGAGTAATTAATTTATCTTGAACAGCAACTTCAAGATAAAATTGAATAATTTCATGCTTGAAGAAATATTGCTTTTGATTATATAAATCATAAATTTTATGAACATTTGCAAAAATTTCTTTTTTAAGAGCAAAAGGGTATTTCATCATTTTTGAATTCATTTCAAATTCATCATGATCGACAATTTGGACTGATTTACCAGGGTAAGATTTAATATCAATGTCATAATCAATAAATTTAATTGTATTATCTTCAAAAATGGGTAAAGAAGTTAAGTTGATGTAGTAATAACTTCCGACATTTTTCTTAAAAAGAACAATTGAGTTAAACATTTCATGTTTTGGAATAAATCAAAGAGCACTTTCTGTATATCTTCAGCCGCTAGTTTCTTTGCTACTTTCACTAACCCTAGTTCCTTTTAAAAATAAAACTATGTGACGCTTGTTATTAAAAATAATTTTTGCACCATTTCATTGACGATATAAAAAACCATTATGTTTATAGGCTTGAACATTAATTATTTTTCCAACTTTTGCATCACTAAAATCTCAGTTCACTAATTATTCTCCTTTCTTTTAATATTTTGTAAAAACGGAATTCCATCTTGATTTTTTGCAATTACATAATTATTTCACTTGTTTTGACTAAGTGGTCCTTTTAAGGAAGAAATAAATCTTTCGGGAATTGAAATAGTATGTTCGAACAAAATTTCATTAAGAGCTGGAATTTGATCATTATTTTTGTCTTTATAAAAGTATAACTTATAATAATCATTTTGTGTTAAATTAGCAAGGTTTAGAAAGTCTGTATAGTATGAATAATAGAATTTTTGTGGATAAATTCTATTCTCAATTTGAATTTGTCTTTCTTTTAAATTAGTAATGGTTGCACCTTGGTCATAAGTTTTATGACCAAAAAAGTTAAAACTATTTAAGTAATTCAGTTTGCTAAAAGTAACGATTTGATTATTTTTATTTAATAATACAATTCCCGAATATTCTTCTTTATTTTGAACAAATCCAGTAATTCTTAGTTTTTGGAAAGCATCATCTTCAATATAAATTTGCTCTTTGTTTTTTAGCTTTGTTTGACCGTGATCATCATAAAGATAGTGTCATTTATTTTCGCTATAAATTTGATTAATTTCTTTACCATAACCAATTACTTGTAAAAATAAATTGTAAAAATTTAGTGCTTTATTACTTGCAAAAACATCATTTGGATAAAGATGTTGCACTTTTGTAGAAGTTCATGCTTTTTCATTTAAGAAATTTTGATCAAAATAAATGGTTCTAAATCAATCTTGAATATGAGTGTAATAATTAAAGTTTTTATTCACCTTGTAACCAAAGAAGTTTATTTTATTTTGAGAATTCGATAATTCATCGTGAATATTCACATATTGTTCGTAAGCATATTTGGTATATTCACGAGCAATTAATTCATCAATAGAATAAATATATTTTAAAAATTCAGGAGTATAAGTGGAATTTATTAGTGGGCTAAAATGTTTTTTGGAGCTAAATTTTAGTTCAAAAGAAGCTGGTTGAAAATTTTGATCAACAAGATCTTTTAGACTAAATTGACTTGCAAAATTATTTTGAAACTCTTTTAATTTCAAAGTTTTTGAATCATTGTATCTTAGAATTTGGCTAAATTGATTTCAAAAATTGTGATCAAAATAACGATTTTGAGCAACTAAATTGAAACTACTTTGAGTTCAATTTTGCGAACTAATATAACTATTTGCTAAGTGATGAGTATATTCGTGAAATATTGTTGACATTAAAATAGCAAGAATTTGATCCGGTTTTCACAAAGTTTTTTGCGGATTTGAAAAGAAAACATTAATTACATGATTTTGTTCAGAATAAAAACCATTTTGATTGGAATTTGATTGTACTGCATCATTAATGGCAACTAAACTTAAATTTAAAACTTCACTACTAAAACTAATTTTACGTTTAAATTCCCGAGCAAGAAGCATTAACCCTTCTCTTCCGAGTAAGAAAGTTGCTTGATTGTTTTTGACATTTAAAGCATAATCTCGAAAAACAACTTGGGTATACGGATCTTTATATTCTCAAAATGGAATTAAATCTTCATCTACTTTAAGCATTAAATTATCTTCATTTTGATAATTAACTCGATCTAGTATCTCATCTTTTGCTAAAAATTCTTTATTAGAAATCAGGGGCCAAGAAGAAATTTGATTAACTTCTAAATAAGTTTTAGTTTCTAGCTTTGTTAATTGATCAAAATTTTGAATTTTGCGGTTTGATTCTTGATTGATGATGCAACTTGTTAATAATGGAAAGAAAATTAAGTTTAAATTTAAAGAGATAAAGAGAGTTTTTAGATGCTTTTTAATCTTTTTTCAATGTTTCATATTTTCCTTATTTAGTAATTATATCTTAGTTAAAAATCATAAATTCCGGTTTTTTGAAGTAAAATTCAAATGTAGTCCATTTTTGAGGCTACCTAGATTTATCTAGAAGGTATTTTCTAATTACATTTCTGAGTTTTAACCCAGTTAAGCTAGAAAATATTCTTAAAGTTATTTTATTTGGAGGTGCTTATGTACAAATATAAAGCCAAATTGTTATCACATGGAGAAGTTATTGCACAAGCAAATACTTTAGAAGATCTTGAAGGAATGATTAAAGGATTCCGTAGAGGACAAAAACGTGGTGAACATACACAAGGGAATGAAAAAATTCAAATCATTCATGTTGAAAGAAATAACTTAGAAGGGAAAGGTGCATCAAAAGAAGTTGTTCTCAAAGTCATTTAATGCATCTATTTAATAGTATTAGTAATTACCGAATATAACAACCCTCGCTAAGGAGGGAATGGGGTTGATGCTTAGTGCATCAGCTTTTTTATTTTCGAAAAATATAAAACTAATAGTTTTATATAATTGAATTACTTATGAGGAGAAACTTATGAAACTATGAATTATTATCTTTGTTTTAATTTTATCTTTTCTTGGTTTTGCAAGTCCTTTCACAATGCTAATTGTCAAATGACTTCAAAATAGAAAAAACAGAACAATTGGGTTTAAATTTGAAAAGGTAGTTAATCAAGAATTAGCTAAATTAGCAAAAAAATATCAATTTCAATTTATTCATGGAAATACTTACCATTATGACGGAAAACTTTTCGAAATGGATGGAATGTTACTTTTTAGTTCTTTTATCATTGGAGTGGAAATTAAATATTATGAAGGATTAATTGAAGGAGATGCATCAAGCAATCAACTTAAAATTACTCATGACAAAGTAACTAATGAAATCAAAAATCCTTTAATCCAAGTTGATCGTCATCTTACACATTTAGAGTCATTAACTCGTCGCAATGATATCCCGCTTGGTGGGTTAATTATTTTACCTGAGGTGGCTCAAATTAATATTCAAAATGTTCCTAATCATGCAATTTTAACTACATTTAATCAGTTGGAAGCAACTTTGCTTCAATTAAGTGAACAAGCAATTCAATTACCTCCGAAAATTGATGTTAAAGAACTCGAATATCTTTTAGAAAGTATGCAAGCAAAAACTCGTGGAGAGCAAAAAATATTTCAAGAATTAATTAACAAAAAGAAAGAAAAGAAAGGAAAGCGAAAATGAACCAAGAAGCAATTTACAAAGTAGCAAACGAGCTAGGAATTCAAAATAATCAAGTTGAAATTGTGTTAGAAATGTTACAAAATGGAGATACTGTACCATTTATTTCTAGATATCGTAAGGATAAAACTGGTGGTTTAAATGAGGAACAAATTTATCAAATTGAATCACTTTTTAAATATTCATCAGAATTATTAAAACGTAAAGAAGCAATTTTAGAGATTTTAAATGAAAAAGGATTATTAACAGAAGAGTTAAAAGCAAAAATCAAGAATGTTGCTACTAAAAGTGAACTAGAAGCACTTTATGAACCTTTTAAGGTCGGAAAAGTAACAAAAGCTTCAGAAGCAATTAAGTTAGGTTTAGAACCACTTGCTAAAGCTATTTTTTCAAATGCTAATCCTAAATTTAATTTAGTTTTAGAAGCAAAAAAATATTTAACAGAAAATGTTCCAACAGTAGAATTTGCTCTTGAACAAGCAAACTATATTATTGCTCAGTGAATTTCACAAGACTTCGAAATTCGTTCAGCAATCAAAAACAATTTATTAACATACTCTCAAATCAAAACTGAAGTGAAGAAAAACACAGAAGATTCGGGTGAAAAATTCAAAAACTATTATGACTACAAAATTCCACTAAAATATATTAAAAATCATAATGTTCTTGCAATTAACCGTGGAGTTAATCAAAAAATCCTCAAACTTAGTTTTGAATATAATTCTGACTATTTAGTAACTTTAATTTTGAAAAAAGTTGATAAAAAAAGAATTAATAAAAACAATTTACTTCTTGCGATTCATGATTCGCTTAAACGCTTAATTTTACCAAGTCTTGAACGTGAAATTTTTAACGATTTATTTGCTAAGGCTGAAGAGTCTGCAATTAATATTTTTGCTAACTCTGTTGAAAAATTACTTTTAGCACCAGCTATTAAGGGACACAATATTTTAGCAATTGATCCTGCTTTTGTTAATGGATGTAAATTAGCAGCTTTAAATGAAAATGGTGATTTACTCGAAATTGCTAAAATTTACCCGCATGCACCGTTGTTTAAAAAACAAGAAGCAATGAGAATTGCAACAGAAATGATTACTAAGCATCAAATTGATATTGTGGTTATTGGTAACGGTACAGCTTCACGTGAAACTGAAGAATTTATATCAAATCTTCTTAAAAGCACAAATTTACAATTTAAGTATGCAATTGTTTCTGAAGTTGGAGCGAGTGTTTATTCTGCTTCTAAAATTGCAATTGAAGAATTTCCGAATTTAAGTGTAGAAGAAAGAAGTGCAATTAATATTGGGAGAAAATTCTTAGATCCATTAAATGAGCTTGTAAAAATTGATCCTAAATCAATTGGAGTTGGACAATATCAACATGATTTGAATCAAAAAGAGTTAACTCAATATTTAGATTTCAAAGTTGAAAAAGTAGTTAACTTAGTTGGCGTAGATTTAAATACAGCAACCAAATCAATCTTGACTAAAATTGCTGGTTTAAGCCAAAAAATTGCAGAAAACATTATTCAATATCGCCATCAAAACGGAAGCTTCACTAATCGTAATGAGCTTAAAAAAGTGAAAGGATTGGGTCCAAAAGCATTCGAGCAAAGTAAACTAGGACAGAAAAAATTAACAATTTATCAAATTGGATAGCCCCATACTATATTCGTATGGGGTTTTTCAATTCAAACATGATTGAATTCTAAATTTATTGTATCAATGAACATAATTAGATATCACTTTTTCTAGTTCACTCAAAGTCATAGCTTTGATATTTAAATCTCTAATTAATTCAGTTTTTAAATTTGAAAATCAATATTCCACAACTCTATTATCTAAACTATTTCCTACTTTTGAAAGTGAAATTATTCCACCTTTATTTTGAATAAAACGAGAAAAATCATCAGATGTATAAGTTGAGCAATGATCTGAATGTAATATAAAACTTTTTTCAAAATCAACATTTTCAAATGTTTTGTAAATTAATTTGGAATCATTAAATTTAGAAAGAGAAAAACTAATTATTTCTTTAGTTTTATGTTTAATTACTACTGAAAGATAAACATTATTGTTTATTGCATCTTTTGTCGCTGGAAGATATGTTACATCAGTAGCATATATATTTCTGTTATATACATCATTATAATCTCTATTAACAATGTTTTCTTTTATGACAGATGTATTCTTTACTTCTTTTAGTTTTTTTCTTTTTCTGACATTGCAAAATAAACCTAAGGCATTCATATATCTTCCCAGAGTTCTTTCGTTTATGTCTATTTTATAGTGCTTTAAGATAAAATATTTTAATTTTTGTCTACCATATTTAGATCTATTTTGTTTAAATGAATCAATAATCAAGTCTTGGTACTTTATTTTTCTGGATTTAATTCTAGGAGCAAAATTATTTCTTTTATGTTTGGATATTGTTTGTCTACAAAGATACAACAAAATAGCAAGTTTATACGAAGCCATATTAATATGTGATGCCTCTTGAACTTTTTCTGTTTTAAATTTATCTTTTGTAATTTCTCTATATCTTTTTGCAATTTCAATTAAATCTTCTCGTGTAAAAATGTCTCAATTTATATCTTGTTCTTTCGCTTTTCTTGACCTACCGGTTCCAGGCTTTCTTGGTTTTTTATTCATATTAAAATTATAATGTTTTAATATTCTTCGTAATCTCGCTTTCACATATTTATCTTTTGCTTTTGCACCATATTTATACATCAGTTCAATCGCATCCTTTTTACCTAATTGAAAAAATGTATTATAAATTTCTTTTTCTTGTTCTTCTGTAAAATGTTTTCCCATTTTTTCTCCTTTAAAAATATAAAAAATTAACATTCGAAGGAATGTTAATTTTTATTGTCCTAGTTTAATTTTTTTAATTTTCTCATAGTTCAATTTTGCAACTGTTTTACCTTCAATATCCATGTATTTTTTCTTGTATTCAGGCACTAAATCACTCAAACAAATTTTTTGATTTGTGGATTTTTTATCTATTTTGGATAAGAAATTTAATCTTTTTATTCTATCAAGCGTTTGTTTTGCTGGACTAAAGTAAACAATTTGTTTTCTTATTTCGCCATTAAATCTCTTTTTGTTTCACACTGAATCTACATATCTTTCTTTCGAAAAAATTTCATTTTTGTACATGTAATCTTTATCCTCAACGATAAAATTTCTGCCTTCTTCATTCAATGTATCAATTCTTTTTTGGAAAATGTATTTGAAGCCTTTTTGTTCAAGGAAACGAAGATTTGCATTGTTATTTAAGCCACGATCTGCAACTATTGTCAAGTTTGATATATTGTAAATTTTCTTCATTTCAACAAGAAAATCAATCATTGTTTTAGAATCAGCAGTATTTCCTGGAAAAACTTTGTAATAAAATGGTATTCCATTTGAATCCACTGACATAGCAATTACAACTTGATCTTCATTATGTTTACCGTCTTTTGAAAAGCCTTTTTTTCTTATTCCTTTTCTTTCAAAACTTTCGAAATAAATAGTTGTATTGTCAAAATGAAGTATATGATCATTTATATTTGTTAGCTCGTTAATTTTTTTATGCAAATCAGCTAAAATGGTATTTTTATGCTCCAAAACTGTATCTAAATAGTTAAAAATTGATGATTTTTGAACATCTATTTTATTTATAAAATCGTTTTTATTTTTAAATTGTGATGTGTAACTTCTTGGTATCAAAATACGAGTCGCAATGATAAAATCCAAAACTTCTTCTAAAGCCTTGTGTTTAGTTTTTGGAAGAGATTTGAATAACTCCAATTCTTTAATAATCTTGTAAATTGCTTCAATTCCAATATTTTGAAATTTAGTTTTAACAGAAGTTGGATCCAACATTTTAAAAAACTCTGCTTTAACATCTTTTTTACTTAAATTAGTGTTTATTTGTGCTGCTATTGGTTTAATATCGTCAATTTCCGAAAGGTTATATTTCTCTTTAATATCTTCTCAGTATCCTAAACCTACTTGACTTCCATATCCTTTACCGAAACCTTTTGAAATTGCTAACACTAAATAATACTTACCATTTTGTTTTTTCTTACATAAATTATACTTCATAACATATATATTATAGCATATTTAAGTGTGTAAAGTATGTAAAAAATAAAAATTTTTCGAACATTCATATATCTACGATATATGGTTAAAAAAAGACCTCAAAAAATGAGGTCTAACTTGG from Mycoplasmopsis gallopavonis encodes the following:
- a CDS encoding MYPU_1760 family metalloprotease, with amino-acid sequence MKHWKKIKKHLKTLFISLNLNLIFFPLLTSCIINQESNRKIQNFDQLTKLETKTYLEVNQISSWPLISNKEFLAKDEILDRVNYQNEDNLMLKVDEDLIPFWEYKDPYTQVVFRDYALNVKNNQATFLLGREGLMLLAREFKRKISFSSEVLNLSLVAINDAVQSNSNQNGFYSEQNHVINVFFSNPQKTLWKPDQILAILMSTIFHEYTHHLANSYISSQNWTQSSFNLVAQNRYFDHNFWNQFSQILRYNDSKTLKLKEFQNNFASQFSLKDLVDQNFQPASFELKFSSKKHFSPLINSTYTPEFLKYIYSIDELIAREYTKYAYEQYVNIHDELSNSQNKINFFGYKVNKNFNYYTHIQDWFRTIYFDQNFLNEKAWTSTKVQHLYPNDVFASNKALNFYNLFLQVIGYGKEINQIYSENKWHYLYDDHGQTKLKNKEQIYIEDDAFQKLRITGFVQNKEEYSGIVLLNKNNQIVTFSKLNYLNSFNFFGHKTYDQGATITNLKERQIQIENRIYPQKFYYSYYTDFLNLANLTQNDYYKLYFYKDKNNDQIPALNEILFEHTISIPERFISSLKGPLSQNKWNNYVIAKNQDGIPFLQNIKRKENN
- a CDS encoding DAK2 domain-containing protein, with amino-acid sequence MNKILNGQDLAKAVISGANALNNAKNKIDALNVFPVPDGDTGTNMASTISSVIANLQKNSNATVEEVSKSIAHDMIYEARGNSGVILSQIFKGFALGCEGKQELDTNELIEAFEAATKRAYKSVFKPVEGTILTVIRETSENLRANLENKELTIVEFFESVVKFARKSCDETPNKLKTLREVGVTDSGGEGLFIVLNGMLSYFKGQPVEIKETSEDIQNFISDNEVFNGEFGYCTEVLIQLNDPKNFDKKYFTKGLQKIANSLVVVDDEEIVKVHGHTLQPGKLLNYAQKYGEFIKIKSENMTLQANNSKANADELSNKNKAQNRKKMAIISCNLGSGIIARMKELGCDYIVESGQTQNPSAQDLLKAIEAVNADNVFILPNNSNVILVAQQAAQVHRDSNVVIIPTKTQIQGITAMLNFNHSTSPEENIEMMQDAIEGVDTGEVTRAVRNTTLNNIKIKEGDFLAILNGKIVDSVDTANEAAQILISKMVKPSKEIISIYYGDEASVNEAEEISNFIEGKYDLEVEIVEGNQPNYNFFIGVE
- a CDS encoding nuclease-related domain-containing protein, translated to MKLWIIIFVLILSFLGFASPFTMLIVKWLQNRKNRTIGFKFEKVVNQELAKLAKKYQFQFIHGNTYHYDGKLFEMDGMLLFSSFIIGVEIKYYEGLIEGDASSNQLKITHDKVTNEIKNPLIQVDRHLTHLESLTRRNDIPLGGLIILPEVAQINIQNVPNHAILTTFNQLEATLLQLSEQAIQLPPKIDVKELEYLLESMQAKTRGEQKIFQELINKKKEKKGKRKWTKKQFTK
- the plsX gene encoding phosphate acyltransferase PlsX: MIKHKIAFDLNGNDNGQAAGYAAAFEFAKNNPSFELTLIGDFENTTSPLTNLILVNNIAVPSNPKDLRSTLRENTSMNYAIDLAKQNKVDAILSSGDSGSYISGLTMKLGRLNGVSRPAFMPVCSAINGRKFLFMDVGANLVVKPEYLVEWAKLGSQFYKVMFNEQKPKVALLNIGTEDYKGHDFAIEANSQLKNQSEINYIGFQETRDLFRGNIDVAIIDGYGGNLVLKSYEGAIFTFKDLLKERIISKTIRKIGAILLKGAFKEASQVLDYRNVGSAWVIGVNTVAIKAHGSSDKLAYSSALNVIKEALEKDLLNKLKGSLDEQSN
- a CDS encoding MAG6790 family protein, with the translated sequence MYKYKAKLLSHGEVIAQANTLEDLEGMIKGFRRGQKRGEHTQGNEKIQIIHVERNNLEGKGASKEVVLKVI
- a CDS encoding DUF402 domain-containing protein, with amino-acid sequence MNWDFSDAKVGKIINVQAYKHNGFLYRQWNGAKIIFNNKRHIVLFLKGTRVSESSKETSGWRYTESALWFIPKHEMFNSIVLFKKNVGSYYYINLTSLPIFEDNTIKFIDYDIDIKSYPGKSVQIVDHDEFEMNSKMMKYPFALKKEIFANVHKIYDLYNQKQYFFKHEIIQFYLEVAVQDKLITHRAMKDYISIDSKPYNEEDEIFLQNNLNKQNFKKFKNLKNGNTKKHTLSK
- a CDS encoding helix-hairpin-helix domain-containing protein is translated as MNQEAIYKVANELGIQNNQVEIVLEMLQNGDTVPFISRYRKDKTGGLNEEQIYQIESLFKYSSELLKRKEAILEILNEKGLLTEELKAKIKNVATKSELEALYEPFKVGKVTKASEAIKLGLEPLAKAIFSNANPKFNLVLEAKKYLTENVPTVEFALEQANYIIAQWISQDFEIRSAIKNNLLTYSQIKTEVKKNTEDSGEKFKNYYDYKIPLKYIKNHNVLAINRGVNQKILKLSFEYNSDYLVTLILKKVDKKRINKNNLLLAIHDSLKRLILPSLEREIFNDLFAKAEESAINIFANSVEKLLLAPAIKGHNILAIDPAFVNGCKLAALNENGDLLEIAKIYPHAPLFKKQEAMRIATEMITKHQIDIVVIGNGTASRETEEFISNLLKSTNLQFKYAIVSEVGASVYSASKIAIEEFPNLSVEERSAINIGRKFLDPLNELVKIDPKSIGVGQYQHDLNQKELTQYLDFKVEKVVNLVGVDLNTATKSILTKIAGLSQKIAENIIQYRHQNGSFTNRNELKKVKGLGPKAFEQSKLGQKKLTIYQIG
- the recO gene encoding DNA repair protein RecO; translated protein: MAETITHGIVLEIYQNEENLFLVSFFTSQGKLVLAAQGLDKPLSKNRVNLQIGSLVEIEYFKARLEGKIGKLKKAHLLKSIDISDTKNAQFVEKITKLLQNFTSSNHLMGFLPQLYSLISPLNNDRILTFLYAQSLIYFGIAPNFNSCRICLNMKNLIDFDLLAGGFICNRHGQKETDKSMEYLQAIWCSFHSLKKYLIFTNNSLNQKILIQYKEAIIDNGYFI
- a CDS encoding IS3 family transposase is translated as MLIFYIFKGEKMGKHFTEEQEKEIYNTFFQLGKKDAIELMYKYGAKAKDKYVKARLRRILKHYNFNMNKKPRKPGTGRSRKAKEQDINWDIFTREDLIEIAKRYREITKDKFKTEKVQEASHINMASYKLAILLYLCRQTISKHKRNNFAPRIKSRKIKYQDLIIDSFKQNRSKYGRQKLKYFILKHYKIDINERTLGRYMNALGLFCNVRKRKKLKEVKNTSVIKENIVNRDYNDVYNRNIYATDVTYLPATKDAINNNVYLSVVIKHKTKEIISFSLSKFNDSKLIYKTFENVDFEKSFILHSDHCSTYTSDDFSRFIQNKGGIISLSKVGNSLDNRVVEYWFSNLKTELIRDLNIKAMTLSELEKVISNYVHWYNKFRIQSCLNWKTPYEYSMGLSNLINC